A region from the Drosophila takahashii strain IR98-3 E-12201 chromosome 2L, DtakHiC1v2, whole genome shotgun sequence genome encodes:
- the LOC138914941 gene encoding uncharacterized protein — MPHRIDLLISTQEFFDLLSNGKISLGPGLPCLVNTALGWIVGGKVSDIPQPQVVTCNMARSTELQDALERFWLIEEFDSHHQGFTVEEQECERHFLANAKFLTSGRVQVSLPFKENPHMLGKSFEIAKSRFLQNERRLNRNPLLKEMYVKFMKEYIALNHMQLASDFDSQKTHYVIPHHEVLRSVLRSMHHAKQHRTFL; from the coding sequence ATGCCTCACAGGATTGACCTGCTCATCAGCACACAAGAGTTTTTTGATTTACTTTCAAATGGCAAAATTTCTTTGGGTCCAGGTCTTCCCTGCCTGGTCAATACTGCACTTGGTTGGATCGTTGGCGGAAAGGTTTCTGATATTCCGCAACCGCAAGTCGTCACATGCAACATGGCACGTTCTACAGAGCTGCAAGATGCATTAGAAAGGTTTTGGCTAATCGAAGAGTTTGATTCGCACCATCAAGGTTTCACCGTAGAAGAGCAGGAATGCGAACGGCATTTTTTGGCAAACGCAAAGTTTCTCACATCTGGACGGGTCCAAGTTAGCTTGCCCTTTAAAGAGAATCCTCACATGCTAGGTAAATCCTTTGAAATTGCCAAATCCCGGTTTCTGCAAAATGAACGTAGGTTGAACCGCAACCCGTTGTTAAAGGAGATGTACGTGAAATTCATGAAGGAATACATAGCTTTGAATCACATGCAATTGGCATCTGATTTCGACTCTCAGAAGACACATTATGTGATCCCCCATCATGAAGTCCTTAGATCAGTCCTTAGATCGATGCATCATGCAAAACAACATCGAACCTTTCTCTAA